A single region of the Brachypodium distachyon strain Bd21 chromosome 3, Brachypodium_distachyon_v3.0, whole genome shotgun sequence genome encodes:
- the LOC100833193 gene encoding BAG family molecular chaperone regulator 1: MIKLRYSKRLFKRSSSRASACFGGGHGSVAGGGGGGGGEEIEWEVRPGGMLVQKRDGGRAEEVIVVRVSTGFSWHDVSIGATCTFGELKVMLSMATGLEPREQRLLFRGKEREDTEHLHMVGVRDKDKVLLLEDPALKDMKLRAAARTAAARRVVQSPCHPFIQV; the protein is encoded by the exons ATGATCAAGCTGAGGTACTCCAAGAGGCTGTTCAAGAGGAGCTCATCGAGGGCGAGTGCTtgcttcggcggcggccatggcagtgtggccggcggtggcggtggcggtggcggtgagGAGATAGAGTGGGAGGTGAGGCCGGGAGGGATGCTGGTGCAGAAGAGAGATGGAGggcgggcggaggaggtgaTCGTGGTGAGGGTGTCCACTGGATTCTCTTGGCATGATGTCTCCATCGGGGCTACCTGCACTTTTG GGGAACTGAAGGTGATGCTGTCCATGGCGACAGGGCTGGAGCCGAGGGAGCAGAGACTGTTGTTCAGGGGCAAAGAGAGGGAGGACACTGAGCACCTCCACATGGTTGGGGTGAGGGACAAGGACAAGGTCCTGCTCCTCGAGGACCCGGCCCTCAAGGACATGAAGCTTCGGGCCGccgcgaggacggcggcggcccgtcGGGTAGTGCAGAGCCCATGCCATCCTTTTATTCAGGTGTAG
- the LOC100827178 gene encoding uncharacterized membrane protein At3g27390 isoform X1 — MEPSTGLWVSVWSCFKFLPFFCGLLLLGIIKGVLFGPWAWLIMTVGISAIILGLWPMHVVWTYYCIIRSKLVGPVVKLLLLISASGILVLWLIVGIVGSVIAGLVYGFLAPVMATFDAAGEGKERPLVHCLVDGTWSTITGSCTVVRDLKDMLFHSYFSIMDDLRFHAPPGGTPFEIRVLDIPGAVFAAACGLLTDGIMFTVIALYKLPVMLFKGWKRLIEDLVGREGPFLETACVPFAGLAILLWPFAVLGAFLASIISSVPLGVYAAIVVYQESSLLMGLFYVISSVSIFDEYTNDVLDMAQGSCFPRFAYRKNEVSTQSGPLSRPASFKDRQDEKKAPARMTSFKSSFDEFNPFKMLDHLFAECKHHGETLVSEGVITSKDIEETKSGKVGSGVINVGLPAYVILNALLRSVKANSDGLLLSDGCEITSDNRPKNTVFDWFFDPLMVIKDQIKAENFTEEEEAYLKKRVLLISDPKRLKATLPHLASLNERQQAEIDAFARRLQGITKSISRYPTSKRRFDDLVKALSEELERAMGGSQSVSGSQFQRLRSGVARMLSQRSMGKTAIIRGDDQEAQLTSNGRDT; from the exons ATGGAGCCATCCACTGGGCTCTGGGTCTCTGTCTGGAGCTGTTTCAAGTTCTTGCCGTTCTTCTGTGGCCTTCTTCTCCTGGGGATCATCAAAG GTGTTTTGTTTGGCCCATGGGCATGGCTTATTATGACGGTTGGAATTTCTGCAATCATTCTAGGATTATGGCCTATGCATGTGGTTTGGACATACTATTGCATCATCAG ATCCAAGTTGGTGGGGCCTGTTGTAAAACTTCTGCTTCTTATTTCTGCATCTGGGATTTTAGTGCTATGGCTGATAGTTGGCATCGTTGGAAGCGTAATTGCTGGTTTAGTTTATGGTTTTCTAGCACCAGTAATGGCCACATTTGATGCTGCTggggaaggaaaagaaaggcCACTAGTTCACTGTCTTGTG GATGGGACATGGAGCACTATCACAGGAAGCTGTACCGTAGTCAGGGACCTGAAAGACATGCTATTCCATTCGTATTTTTCAATTATGGATGATTTACGTTTTCATGCACCTCCTGGTGGAACGCCATTTGAGATAAG AGTGCTTGACATTCCTGGTGCAGTATTTGCTGCCGCATGTGGACTCTTGACGGATGGAATAATGTTCACAGTAATCGCCTTGTACAAGTTACCAGTGATGCTTTTTAAAGGATGGAAGAGACTAATTGAAGATCTAGTTGGCAGAGAAGGACCTTTTCTTGAAACAGCTTGTGTGCCTTTCGCTGGTCTTGCTATTCTTCTCTGGCCATTTGCCGTTTTAGGAGCCTTTCTAGCTTCCATCATCTCCAGTGTTCCTCTAGGTGTATATGCTGCCATTGTGGTTTATCAG GAATCTTCACTTCTCATGGGACTATTTTATGTAATATCATCAGTGTCCATCTTTGACGAATATACAAATGATGTACTTGACATGGCACAAGGATCTTGCTTTCCTAG GTTTGCATATCGAAAAAATGAAGTTTCCACACAGAGTGGTCCGCTATCAAGGCCAGCCTCGTTCAAGGACAGGCAAGATGAGAAGAAAGCTCCAGCACGCATGACATCATTTAAGAGCAGCTTTGATGAATTCAATCCATTCAAG ATGCTAGATCACCTATTCGCCGAGTGTAAGCACCATGGTGAGACTCTGGTTTCTGAAGGAGTGATAACATCGAAAGATATTGAAGAAACAAAGTCAGGCAAAGTCGGCAGCGGAGTAATTAATGTTGGTTTGCCAGCATATGTTATTCTCAATGCACTCCTCCGATCTGTGAAGGCTAATTCCGATGGCCTTCTTCTAA GTGATGGCTGTGAGATAACATCTGACAATAGGCCTAAGAATACAGTATTTGATTGGTTCTTTGACCCTCTGATGGTCATTAAAGATCAAATCAAAGCCGAGAATTTTacagaagaggaggaagcatacttaaaaaaaagggtacTGCTGATCAGCGACCCGAAACGCCTCAAGGCGACTCTTCCACATTTGGCATCACTGAATGAGCGACAACAAGCAGAAATAGATGCATTTGCTCGGAG ATTACAAGGGATCACAAAGTCAATATCAAGGTACCCGACATCCAAACGGCGTTTCGACGACCTTGTCAAAGCACTTTCAGAGGAACTTGAGAGAGCAATGGGTGGCAGCCAATCTGTCAGTGGATCACAGTTTCAAAGGCTAAGAAGTGGTGTCGCTCGAATGCTTAGCCAGAGATCGATGGGGAAAACAGCAATCATCCGAGGCGACGATCAAGAGGCTCAACTTACAAGTAACGGCCGTGACACATAA
- the LOC100827178 gene encoding uncharacterized membrane protein At3g27390 isoform X2: MWFGHTIASSGRSKLVGPVVKLLLLISASGILVLWLIVGIVGSVIAGLVYGFLAPVMATFDAAGEGKERPLVHCLVDGTWSTITGSCTVVRDLKDMLFHSYFSIMDDLRFHAPPGGTPFEIRVLDIPGAVFAAACGLLTDGIMFTVIALYKLPVMLFKGWKRLIEDLVGREGPFLETACVPFAGLAILLWPFAVLGAFLASIISSVPLGVYAAIVVYQESSLLMGLFYVISSVSIFDEYTNDVLDMAQGSCFPRFAYRKNEVSTQSGPLSRPASFKDRQDEKKAPARMTSFKSSFDEFNPFKMLDHLFAECKHHGETLVSEGVITSKDIEETKSGKVGSGVINVGLPAYVILNALLRSVKANSDGLLLSDGCEITSDNRPKNTVFDWFFDPLMVIKDQIKAENFTEEEEAYLKKRVLLISDPKRLKATLPHLASLNERQQAEIDAFARRLQGITKSISRYPTSKRRFDDLVKALSEELERAMGGSQSVSGSQFQRLRSGVARMLSQRSMGKTAIIRGDDQEAQLTSNGRDT, encoded by the exons ATGTGGTTTGGACATACTATTGCATCATCAG GCAGATCCAAGTTGGTGGGGCCTGTTGTAAAACTTCTGCTTCTTATTTCTGCATCTGGGATTTTAGTGCTATGGCTGATAGTTGGCATCGTTGGAAGCGTAATTGCTGGTTTAGTTTATGGTTTTCTAGCACCAGTAATGGCCACATTTGATGCTGCTggggaaggaaaagaaaggcCACTAGTTCACTGTCTTGTG GATGGGACATGGAGCACTATCACAGGAAGCTGTACCGTAGTCAGGGACCTGAAAGACATGCTATTCCATTCGTATTTTTCAATTATGGATGATTTACGTTTTCATGCACCTCCTGGTGGAACGCCATTTGAGATAAG AGTGCTTGACATTCCTGGTGCAGTATTTGCTGCCGCATGTGGACTCTTGACGGATGGAATAATGTTCACAGTAATCGCCTTGTACAAGTTACCAGTGATGCTTTTTAAAGGATGGAAGAGACTAATTGAAGATCTAGTTGGCAGAGAAGGACCTTTTCTTGAAACAGCTTGTGTGCCTTTCGCTGGTCTTGCTATTCTTCTCTGGCCATTTGCCGTTTTAGGAGCCTTTCTAGCTTCCATCATCTCCAGTGTTCCTCTAGGTGTATATGCTGCCATTGTGGTTTATCAG GAATCTTCACTTCTCATGGGACTATTTTATGTAATATCATCAGTGTCCATCTTTGACGAATATACAAATGATGTACTTGACATGGCACAAGGATCTTGCTTTCCTAG GTTTGCATATCGAAAAAATGAAGTTTCCACACAGAGTGGTCCGCTATCAAGGCCAGCCTCGTTCAAGGACAGGCAAGATGAGAAGAAAGCTCCAGCACGCATGACATCATTTAAGAGCAGCTTTGATGAATTCAATCCATTCAAG ATGCTAGATCACCTATTCGCCGAGTGTAAGCACCATGGTGAGACTCTGGTTTCTGAAGGAGTGATAACATCGAAAGATATTGAAGAAACAAAGTCAGGCAAAGTCGGCAGCGGAGTAATTAATGTTGGTTTGCCAGCATATGTTATTCTCAATGCACTCCTCCGATCTGTGAAGGCTAATTCCGATGGCCTTCTTCTAA GTGATGGCTGTGAGATAACATCTGACAATAGGCCTAAGAATACAGTATTTGATTGGTTCTTTGACCCTCTGATGGTCATTAAAGATCAAATCAAAGCCGAGAATTTTacagaagaggaggaagcatacttaaaaaaaagggtacTGCTGATCAGCGACCCGAAACGCCTCAAGGCGACTCTTCCACATTTGGCATCACTGAATGAGCGACAACAAGCAGAAATAGATGCATTTGCTCGGAG ATTACAAGGGATCACAAAGTCAATATCAAGGTACCCGACATCCAAACGGCGTTTCGACGACCTTGTCAAAGCACTTTCAGAGGAACTTGAGAGAGCAATGGGTGGCAGCCAATCTGTCAGTGGATCACAGTTTCAAAGGCTAAGAAGTGGTGTCGCTCGAATGCTTAGCCAGAGATCGATGGGGAAAACAGCAATCATCCGAGGCGACGATCAAGAGGCTCAACTTACAAGTAACGGCCGTGACACATAA
- the LOC100833506 gene encoding very-long-chain 3-oxoacyl-CoA reductase 1: MAGTCAHVEFLRAQPWWALALAAVGLLVAARAALRLALWLYAAFLRPGKPLRRRYGPWAVVTGATDGIGRAIAFRLAASGLSLVLVGRNPDKLAAVSEEIRAKHTRAEVRTFVLDFAGEGLAAGVDALRESIRGLDVGVLVNNAGVSYPYARYFHEVDEDLMRSLIRVNVEGVTRVTHAVLPGMVERKRGAIVNIGSGAASVVPSDPLYSVYAATKAYVDQFSRCLYVEYKGKGIDVQCQVPLYVATKMASIRRSSFLVPSADTYARAAIRHIGYEPRCTPYWPHSVMWFLISLLPESLVDSTRLSMCIKIRKKGQAKDAKKKAQ; this comes from the exons ATGGCCGGCACGTGCGCCCACGTCGAGTTCCTCCGGGCGCAGCCCTGGTGGGCGCtggccctcgccgccgtcggcctccTGGTGGCGGCCCGCGCCGCCCTGCGCCTGGCCCTCTGGCTCTacgccgccttcctccgcccggggaagcccctgcgccgccgctaCGGGCCCTGGGCCGTCGTCACGGGCGCCACGGACGGCATCGGCCGCGCCATCGCCTtccgcctcgccgcctccgggCTAAGCCTCGTGCTCGTCGGCCGCAACCCGGAcaagctcgccgccgtctccgagGAGATCAGGGCCAAGCACACCCGGGCTGAGGTCCGCACCTTCGTGCTCGATTTCGCCGGCGAGGGGCTCGCCGCGGGCGTCGACGCGCTCAGGGAGTCCATCCGGGGCCTCGACGTGGGCGTGCTCGTCAACAACGCCGGGGTCTCCTACCCGTACGCCCGCTACTTCCACGAGGTGGACGAGGACCTCATGCGGAGCCTGATCCGGGTCAACGTCGAGGGCGTCACCCGGGTCACGCACGCCGTGCTCCCCGGCATGGTCGAGAGGAAGCGTGGCGCGATCGTCAACatcggctccggcgccgcctccgtcgtGCCGTCCGATCCACTCTACTCCGTCTACGCCGCCACCAAAGC gTACGTTGACCAGTTTTCAAGGTGCCTCTATGTCGAGTACAAGGGCAAGGGCATTGATGTGCAATGCCAG GTGCCTTTATATGTGGCAACAAAGATGGCATCAATCAGGAGATCTTCCTTCCTTGTGCCATCAGCTGATACTTATGCTCGTGCAGCTATTCGTCACATTGGTTATGAGCCGAGGTGCACACCATACTGGCCACACTCCGTTATGTGGTTCTTAATCTCTCTTCTTCCAGAGTCACTTGTAGACAGCACACGATTGAGCATGTGCATCAAAATCCGCAAGAAGGGACAGGCCAAAGATGCTAAGAAGAAAGCACAATGA